From a region of the Alnus glutinosa chromosome 1, dhAlnGlut1.1, whole genome shotgun sequence genome:
- the LOC133858269 gene encoding probable WRKY transcription factor 27 translates to MAEDWDLHAVVRSCKSATAKKTINTAIAAAPEDPLACLASLTFEEESDPFSFPHLVEPPRTTAFQELQEFCKSFFPTTTATTSHGINPNSSLSDIQRRRHPVRLTNTSSSIRSHFKPGSPSSTGFVGIQDQQRRRQQQQQQNLPYQQRQVLHRQEFQRPQANPSMSLPTMQSQAPRSRKRKSQQKRTVCHVTAENLSADVWAWRKYGQKPIKGSPYPRNYYRCSSSKGCSARKQVERSNIDPNMFIVTYTGEHTHPRPTHRNSLAGSTRNKCSAPGQKSIDKDNSASLGTANVGSCSSPQSATSLSPTTPLTVQTDEEAAIITNKINSNEEENKIMIDGNDKESEEMADDDVNNDDDDEDDHDEILIPNMAMTQDIFMGLQELGYSSPGGGSGDNFSDDGRANSGSSWPPCGSAASIATTGAAVNGC, encoded by the exons ATGGCTGAGGACTGGGATCTACATGCGGTGGTGCGGAGTTGTAAATCTGCTACCGCCAAAAAGACCATTAATACCGCCATCGCCGCGGCTCCGGAAGACCCTTTGGCTTGCCTGGCGTCTCTAACTTTTGAAGAGGAAAGCGacccattttcttttccccATCTTGTAGAGCCACCCAGAACCACTGCTTTCCAGGAATTGCAGGAATTCTGCAAATCCTTTTTCCCCACCACTACCGCAACAACTAGTCACGGTATCAATCCAAATTCCTCCCTTTCAGATATACAACGACGAAGACATCCAGTGCGGCTTACTAACACAAGTAGTTCCATCAGGTCTCATTTCAAACCCGGATCTCCTTCTTCCACTGGTTTTGTGGGAATCCAAGACCAACAACGGCGgcgacaacaacaacaacaacaaaatctaCCATATCAACAACGACAAGTACTCCATCGACAAGAGTTTCAAAGGCCTCAAGCCAATCCTTCCATGTCCTTACCAACCATGCAATCTCAGGCCCCAAGATCAAGAAAAAG GAAGAGCCAGCAGAAGAGAACGGTGTGCCATGTAACCGCAGAGAATCTCTCAGCTGATGTGTGGGCATGGCGTAAATACGGACAAAAGCCCATCAAAGGTTCTCCATATCCAAG AAACTACTATCGGTGCAGCAGCTCAAAAGGGTGTTCGGCAAGAAAACAAGTGGAACGAAGCAACATCGATCCCAACATGTTCATCGTCACCTACACCGGCGAGCACACCCACCCTCGTCCCACCCACCGGAACTCGCTGGCAGGTAGTACACGGAACAAATGTTCCGCACCCGGACAGAAGTCCATAGACAAAGATAATTCCGCGTCGCTGGGCACAGCTAATGTTGGTTCATGCTCCTCCCCACAGTCAGCAACAAGCCTCTCTCCCACAACACCGCTTACAGTTCAAACAGACGAAGAGGCAGCAATTATTACCAACAAGATCAACAGCAACGAAGAAGAGAATAAGATCATGATTGATGGTAATGATAAAGAGAGCGAGGAAATGGCGGATGATGATGTTaacaatgatgatgatgatgaggatgatcaTGATGAGATTCTGATTCCAAACATGGCCATGACCCAGGACATCTTCATGGGGCTTCAAGAGCTTGGCTATAGTAGTCCTGGTGGGGGCTCCGGGGACAATTTCTCGGATGATGGTCGAGCAAATTCGGGTTCTTCTTGGCCTCCGTGTGGCTCCGCCGCCTCCATAGCCACCACCGGAGCCGCCGTGAATGGCTGCTGA